The following proteins come from a genomic window of Geomonas sp. RF6:
- a CDS encoding argininosuccinate synthase: MAKKEVKKIVLAYSGGLDTSIILKWLKNEYGCEVVTFSADVGLADELTPVREKAFATGASKVYIDDLREEFVRDFVFPMFRANAIYEGQYLLGTSIARPLIAKRQMEIAAIEGCDAVAHGATGKGNDQVRFELAYYHFNPNITVIAPWREWKLNSRQALINYAKRNDIPIPVTKKRPWSSDRNLLHISFEGGILEDTWAEPPEQMYVLTKSPEKAPNKPQYIEIEFEKGNAVAVDGVRMTPAELLTHLNTLGGEHGIGRVDILENRSVGMKSRGVYETPGGTILREAHMAVEQITMDREVMHLRDSLIPRYAEMVYNGYWFSPEREMLQTAIDDSQKTVNGVARLKLYKGHCRTVGRKSESNSLFNLDFATFEKDQVYNQQDAEGFIKLNSLRLRIRSLMQQKNG; this comes from the coding sequence ATGGCCAAGAAAGAAGTCAAAAAGATCGTTCTCGCCTACTCCGGCGGGCTGGATACCTCCATAATCCTCAAGTGGCTGAAGAATGAGTACGGCTGCGAGGTCGTCACCTTCTCCGCTGACGTGGGTCTCGCGGATGAGCTCACCCCGGTGCGCGAGAAGGCCTTCGCTACCGGCGCCAGCAAGGTGTACATCGACGACCTGCGCGAGGAGTTCGTGCGCGACTTCGTCTTCCCGATGTTCCGTGCCAACGCCATCTACGAGGGACAGTACCTCCTCGGCACCTCCATCGCCCGCCCGCTCATCGCGAAGCGTCAGATGGAGATCGCTGCCATCGAAGGGTGCGACGCGGTGGCCCACGGCGCCACCGGCAAGGGGAACGACCAGGTCCGCTTCGAGCTCGCCTACTACCACTTCAACCCGAACATCACGGTCATCGCCCCCTGGAGGGAGTGGAAGCTGAACAGCCGCCAGGCGCTCATCAACTACGCAAAAAGGAACGATATCCCCATCCCGGTGACGAAGAAGCGCCCCTGGTCCAGCGACCGCAACCTGCTGCACATCTCCTTTGAAGGGGGGATCCTCGAGGACACCTGGGCAGAGCCCCCCGAGCAGATGTACGTCCTCACCAAGAGCCCGGAGAAGGCACCGAACAAGCCGCAGTACATCGAGATCGAGTTCGAAAAGGGTAACGCGGTGGCGGTCGACGGCGTGCGCATGACCCCGGCGGAGCTCCTGACCCACCTGAACACCCTCGGCGGCGAGCACGGCATCGGCCGCGTGGACATCCTGGAGAACCGCTCCGTAGGCATGAAGTCCCGCGGCGTGTACGAGACCCCGGGCGGCACCATCCTGCGCGAGGCGCACATGGCAGTGGAGCAGATCACCATGGACCGCGAGGTCATGCACCTCAGGGACTCCCTTATCCCCCGCTACGCGGAGATGGTCTACAACGGCTACTGGTTCTCTCCGGAGCGCGAGATGCTGCAGACGGCGATCGACGACTCCCAGAAGACGGTGAACGGCGTGGCACGCCTGAAGCTGTACAAGGGGCACTGCCGCACCGTCGGGCGTAAGTCGGAGAGCAACTCCCTCTTCAACCTCGACTTCGCCACCTTCGAGAAGGACCAGGTGTACAACCAGCAGGATGCGGAGGGCTTCATCAAGCTGAACTCCCTCAGGCTGCGCATCAGGTCCCTCATGCAGCAGAAAAACGGGTAA
- the argH gene encoding argininosuccinate lyase, producing MSKDKLWGGRFTQPTDKFVEEFTASIDFDKRLYRQDIRGSIAHAKMLGRQGIIPAEDVVAIENGLTDILAQIEAGNFDFSVSLEDIHMNIEARLSAKIGDAGKRLHTGRSRNDQVALDIRLYLRDELVEICGYLDRLIDSLLFQAEENLSVIMPGFTHLQTAQPILFSHHMMAYVEMLKRDKGRMEDCLKRTNVLPLGAGALAGTTFPIDREYVAELLDFPQVTRNSLDSVSDRDFGLEFCSASSILMMHLSRFSEELILWSTSEFRFVELTDSFCTGSSIMPQKKNPDVPELVRGKTGRVYGNLISLLTVMKSLPLAYNKDMQEDKEPLFDTIDTVKGSLKIFADMVREMKVRPDRMRQAAAAGFSTATDVADYLVRKGIAFRDAHEIVGKAVRYGIETGKDLDQFSTAEWKAFSEAIDADIADAITLEASVNARKATGGTALERVKAEIDRARAEQKQ from the coding sequence ATGTCCAAGGACAAACTGTGGGGCGGCCGCTTCACCCAGCCTACTGACAAGTTCGTGGAGGAATTCACCGCCTCCATCGATTTCGACAAGCGCCTGTACCGGCAGGACATCCGCGGCTCCATCGCCCACGCAAAGATGCTCGGCAGGCAGGGAATCATTCCGGCCGAAGACGTGGTCGCCATCGAGAACGGGCTCACCGATATTCTCGCCCAGATCGAGGCGGGGAATTTCGACTTCTCCGTCTCTCTGGAAGACATCCACATGAACATCGAGGCGCGTCTCTCCGCGAAGATCGGCGACGCCGGCAAAAGGCTCCACACCGGGCGCTCCCGCAACGACCAGGTGGCACTCGACATCCGCCTTTACCTGCGCGACGAGCTCGTGGAGATCTGCGGGTACCTCGACCGCCTGATCGACTCGCTCCTCTTCCAGGCGGAGGAAAACCTCTCCGTCATCATGCCCGGCTTCACCCACCTGCAGACCGCGCAGCCGATACTCTTCTCGCACCACATGATGGCGTACGTCGAGATGCTGAAGCGCGACAAGGGGAGAATGGAAGACTGCCTGAAGCGCACCAATGTCCTGCCGCTGGGAGCCGGGGCGCTCGCGGGGACTACCTTCCCCATCGATCGCGAGTACGTGGCCGAGCTCCTCGACTTCCCGCAGGTCACCCGCAACTCGCTCGATTCGGTGAGCGACCGCGACTTCGGGCTGGAGTTCTGCTCCGCCTCCTCCATCCTCATGATGCACCTCTCCCGCTTCTCCGAGGAGCTCATCCTCTGGTCCACCAGCGAGTTCCGCTTCGTGGAGCTCACCGACTCCTTCTGCACCGGCTCCTCCATCATGCCGCAGAAGAAGAACCCGGACGTCCCCGAGCTGGTGCGCGGCAAGACCGGCCGGGTATATGGAAACCTGATCTCGCTCCTCACCGTCATGAAGTCGCTGCCGCTGGCCTACAACAAGGACATGCAGGAGGACAAGGAGCCCCTTTTCGACACCATCGATACGGTGAAGGGGTCGCTGAAGATCTTCGCCGACATGGTGCGCGAGATGAAGGTGCGCCCGGACAGGATGCGACAGGCGGCCGCCGCCGGCTTCTCCACCGCGACCGACGTGGCGGACTACCTGGTGCGCAAGGGGATCGCCTTCCGCGACGCGCACGAGATCGTGGGGAAAGCGGTGCGCTACGGGATCGAGACCGGGAAGGATCTGGACCAGTTCTCCACCGCCGAGTGGAAAGCCTTCTCCGAAGCGATCGACGCCGACATCGCCGACGCCATTACCCTGGAGGCGTCCGTCAACGCCCGCAAAGCGACCGGCGGCACCGCGCTCGAAAGGGTGAAAGCGGAGATCGACCGCGCCCGCGCAGAGCAGAAGCAGTAA
- a CDS encoding fibronectin type III domain-containing protein, with protein MLRTRLKIAVCLTTFVALCGCGKKGALLPPEALVPAAINDLQVRQKGDQFQVSWSGPAREESGARLQDLAGFVLLRHQVIDPASDCDLCPDAYRVIATIDLDYLKDVRRSGSRYVVADRDLTIGTTYRYKVRSFKQNGTSSKDSNKVQRPAHTPPPPPSASTASSSAGVTVTFSSPPLLEGKLVGYDVYRRTGTEEFPVAPLNPAPVPGPYLDQTVRHGASYIYSARTVVKIGEDMVESAPSAEVKGEIAEPE; from the coding sequence ATGCTACGCACCAGGCTCAAGATCGCCGTCTGTCTCACCACCTTCGTCGCCCTCTGCGGCTGCGGGAAAAAAGGGGCTCTGCTCCCCCCCGAGGCGCTCGTCCCCGCAGCGATAAACGACCTGCAGGTGCGCCAGAAGGGGGACCAGTTCCAGGTGAGCTGGTCCGGGCCAGCGCGCGAGGAAAGCGGGGCACGGCTCCAGGACCTTGCCGGGTTCGTCCTGTTGCGCCACCAGGTCATCGATCCCGCCAGCGACTGCGACCTCTGCCCCGATGCCTACCGCGTCATCGCCACCATCGACCTCGACTACCTGAAGGACGTCCGCCGCAGCGGCAGCCGCTATGTGGTTGCCGACCGCGACCTCACTATCGGCACCACGTACCGATACAAGGTCCGCTCCTTCAAGCAGAACGGCACCAGCAGCAAGGATTCCAACAAGGTACAGCGCCCGGCACACACGCCTCCGCCACCCCCGTCAGCCTCGACCGCGTCGTCGTCGGCAGGGGTTACCGTCACCTTCTCTTCCCCGCCCCTTCTGGAGGGGAAGCTCGTCGGCTATGACGTGTACCGCCGCACCGGCACCGAGGAGTTCCCGGTGGCGCCGCTAAATCCGGCACCGGTTCCCGGACCGTATCTCGACCAGACGGTCCGGCACGGTGCCTCCTACATCTACAGCGCACGCACTGTGGTAAAAATCGGAGAAGATATGGTTGAGAGCGCGCCTTCAGCCGAGGTGAAGGGGGAGATCGCGGAGCCGGAGTAG
- the gatC gene encoding Asp-tRNA(Asn)/Glu-tRNA(Gln) amidotransferase subunit GatC: MKITRAEVEHVARLARLALSDAELDTFTGQMDAILAYVEKLNGLDTTDIVPTSHAVPMENAFRVDEVKSPIGVENAIANAPEHAESFFRVPKVIE, from the coding sequence ATGAAAATTACGAGAGCGGAGGTGGAGCATGTGGCACGCCTCGCCCGCCTGGCACTTTCCGACGCGGAACTTGATACCTTCACCGGCCAGATGGACGCCATCCTCGCCTACGTCGAGAAGCTGAACGGCCTCGACACCACCGACATCGTCCCCACCTCCCATGCCGTCCCGATGGAGAACGCTTTCCGGGTCGACGAGGTAAAAAGCCCGATCGGGGTCGAAAACGCCATTGCCAACGCGCCGGAGCACGCCGAGAGCTTCTTCAGGGTTCCCAAGGTCATAGAATAA
- the gatA gene encoding Asp-tRNA(Asn)/Glu-tRNA(Gln) amidotransferase subunit GatA encodes MEIFELSLHELHEKLKQKELSSVEATTAMLKRIDAVDGKVNAYVTVTPEEALAEAAAADERIAAGDIDILTGIPIGLKDIFVTKGIRTTCGSKILENFIPPYDGTAVAKLKARGAVILGKLNQDEFAMGSSSESSHYGATRNPWNLECTPGGSSGGSAAAIAAQTAIATLGTDTGGSIRQPASHCGCVGLKPTYGRVSRYGVIAYASSLDQVGPMTKDVRDCAVMLGAVAGYDPMDSTSVNTPVPDYLARLEAGVKGMKIGLPKEYFIEGLDPEVKATTEAAIKLYQNLGAEICEVSLPHTEYAVATYYLVATAEASSNLARYDGVRYGHRSDEASGLIDMYAKTRAEGFGSEVKRRIMLGTYALSSGYYDAYYLKAQKVRTLIMRDFERAFADVDVLLTPVAPTPAFKLGEKVADPLQMYLSDIFTIPVNLAGTCGISIPAGISAAGLPIGIQLLGKPFGEEEILLAARAFERETEWHTKKPTL; translated from the coding sequence ATGGAAATTTTCGAGCTTTCGCTACATGAGCTGCACGAGAAACTGAAGCAGAAGGAGCTTTCCTCCGTGGAAGCGACGACTGCCATGCTGAAGCGGATCGACGCGGTCGACGGCAAGGTGAACGCCTACGTCACCGTCACCCCCGAGGAAGCTCTTGCCGAGGCTGCCGCCGCCGACGAGCGTATCGCTGCCGGCGACATCGACATCCTCACCGGTATCCCCATCGGGCTGAAGGACATCTTCGTCACCAAGGGAATCCGCACCACCTGCGGATCGAAGATCCTGGAAAACTTCATCCCCCCCTACGACGGGACCGCGGTAGCCAAGCTGAAGGCGCGCGGCGCGGTGATCCTCGGCAAGCTGAACCAGGATGAATTCGCCATGGGCTCCTCCTCGGAGTCGAGCCACTACGGCGCCACCCGCAATCCGTGGAACCTCGAGTGCACACCAGGCGGCTCCTCCGGCGGGTCAGCAGCAGCGATCGCCGCGCAGACCGCCATAGCGACCCTCGGCACCGACACCGGCGGCTCCATCCGCCAGCCCGCCTCCCACTGCGGCTGCGTGGGACTAAAGCCCACCTACGGCAGGGTCTCCCGCTACGGCGTCATCGCCTACGCCTCCTCACTCGACCAGGTGGGGCCGATGACAAAAGACGTGCGCGACTGCGCCGTCATGCTCGGCGCGGTGGCAGGGTACGACCCGATGGATTCCACCAGCGTCAACACCCCGGTTCCCGATTACCTGGCCCGCCTCGAGGCGGGGGTGAAGGGGATGAAAATCGGCCTGCCGAAGGAGTACTTCATCGAGGGACTCGACCCGGAAGTGAAGGCAACCACCGAAGCGGCCATAAAGCTGTACCAGAACCTCGGCGCGGAGATCTGCGAGGTATCGCTGCCGCACACCGAGTACGCGGTCGCCACCTACTACCTCGTGGCCACCGCGGAGGCGAGCTCCAACCTCGCGCGCTATGACGGCGTGCGCTACGGCCACAGGAGCGACGAGGCAAGCGGCCTTATCGACATGTACGCGAAGACCCGCGCCGAAGGTTTCGGCTCCGAAGTGAAAAGGCGCATCATGCTCGGCACCTACGCGCTCTCCTCCGGGTATTACGATGCCTACTACCTGAAGGCGCAGAAGGTGCGCACCCTGATCATGAGGGACTTCGAGCGCGCCTTCGCCGACGTCGACGTCCTCCTGACGCCGGTCGCACCGACCCCTGCCTTCAAGCTCGGCGAGAAGGTCGCCGACCCGCTGCAGATGTACCTTTCCGACATCTTCACCATCCCGGTGAACCTCGCCGGGACGTGCGGCATCTCCATTCCCGCGGGGATCAGCGCAGCGGGGCTCCCCATCGGCATCCAGCTCCTCGGCAAGCCCTTTGGCGAGGAGGAGATCCTGTTGGCGGCACGCGCCTTCGAGCGCGAGACCGAGTGGCACACGAAGAAGCCGACCCTTTGA
- the gatB gene encoding Asp-tRNA(Asn)/Glu-tRNA(Gln) amidotransferase subunit GatB, producing the protein MKYQVVIGLEVHTQLTTNTKIFCGCSTRFGAPPNTQTCPVCLGFPGALPVLNKRVVEFAVKAGLATNCTITPRSIFARKNYFYPDLPKGYQISQFDLPICQNGHLDIEVDGVQKRIGITRIHMEEDAGKLVHADIPGVGDDSCVDLNRACTPLLEVVSEPDMRSADEAIAYLKKLHQIVMYLGICDGNLEEGSFRCDANVSLMPVGAKEFGTRAELKNINSFRFIKQAIEYEIERQAEILDDGGRVIQETRLFDPNTGTTRSMRGKEEAHDYRYFPDPDLVPVLVDEAWVQEVAATLPELPDAKRARFQSELGLPAYDAEVLAASRELAHYFEATFALFPQAKTVSNWVMGEVTRALNEDSRDISECPVTPERLAELLKLMEGGTISGKIAKTVFDEMYKTGKAPAAIVEEKGLVQVSDTGAIEAMVDEVLAKNESQVAEYRGGKETLFGFFVGQVMRASKGKANPAVVNELLQKKLKG; encoded by the coding sequence ATGAAATATCAGGTCGTAATCGGGCTCGAGGTGCACACCCAGCTCACCACCAACACCAAGATCTTCTGCGGCTGCTCGACCCGTTTCGGCGCGCCCCCCAACACCCAGACCTGCCCGGTGTGCCTCGGCTTCCCCGGCGCGCTGCCGGTCCTCAACAAGCGGGTGGTGGAGTTCGCCGTCAAGGCGGGGCTTGCCACCAACTGCACCATCACGCCGCGCTCAATTTTCGCCCGCAAGAACTACTTTTACCCCGACCTGCCGAAGGGTTACCAGATCAGCCAGTTTGACCTCCCGATCTGCCAGAACGGCCATCTCGACATCGAGGTGGACGGGGTCCAGAAACGGATCGGGATCACCCGCATCCATATGGAAGAGGACGCCGGCAAGCTCGTGCACGCCGACATCCCCGGAGTCGGCGACGACTCCTGCGTCGACCTGAACCGCGCCTGCACCCCTCTTCTGGAGGTCGTCTCCGAGCCGGACATGCGCTCCGCGGACGAAGCAATCGCATACCTCAAGAAGCTGCACCAGATCGTCATGTATCTCGGGATCTGCGACGGAAACCTCGAGGAGGGGAGCTTCCGCTGCGACGCCAACGTCTCCCTCATGCCGGTCGGCGCCAAAGAGTTCGGCACCCGTGCCGAGCTGAAGAACATCAACTCTTTCCGCTTCATCAAGCAGGCGATAGAATACGAGATCGAGCGGCAGGCCGAGATCCTCGACGACGGCGGGCGCGTGATCCAGGAGACCCGCCTCTTCGATCCCAACACCGGGACGACCCGCTCCATGCGCGGCAAGGAAGAGGCGCACGACTACCGCTACTTCCCCGATCCGGATCTCGTACCGGTGCTGGTGGACGAGGCGTGGGTGCAGGAAGTGGCTGCAACCCTTCCGGAGCTTCCGGACGCAAAACGCGCACGTTTCCAGAGTGAGCTCGGCCTTCCCGCCTACGACGCCGAGGTCCTCGCCGCAAGCCGCGAGCTCGCGCACTACTTCGAGGCTACCTTCGCCCTCTTCCCGCAGGCGAAGACGGTGTCCAACTGGGTCATGGGGGAGGTCACCCGCGCCCTCAACGAGGACAGCCGCGACATTTCCGAGTGCCCCGTGACGCCGGAGCGCCTCGCCGAACTGCTGAAGCTCATGGAAGGGGGCACCATCTCCGGAAAGATCGCAAAAACGGTCTTCGACGAGATGTACAAGACCGGCAAGGCTCCTGCGGCCATCGTCGAGGAGAAGGGGCTGGTCCAGGTCTCTGACACCGGCGCGATAGAGGCGATGGTGGACGAAGTACTCGCGAAGAACGAAAGCCAGGTCGCAGAGTACCGCGGCGGCAAGGAGACGCTCTTTGGCTTCTTCGTCGGGCAGGTCATGCGCGCCTCCAAGGGGAAAGCGAACCCGGCCGTAGTGAACGAGTTGCTGCAGAAGAAGCTGAAGGGGTAG
- the mtnA gene encoding S-methyl-5-thioribose-1-phosphate isomerase — MSFRTIEWRDNKVVMIDQTKLPAEERYNTYTDYTGVAEAIRGMVVRGAPAIGVAAAMGVALGARDIIADTFDSFYRQLENVCDVIGRTRPTAVNLFWAIERMKRVAQQHKALDLNSIREMLKAEAISIETEDLAICKEIGRHGGPLIKEGGRVLTHCNAGGLATAGYGTALGVIRAAHESGKKIQVFADETRPWLQGARLTAWELMKDSIPVTLISDNMAGWLMRRGEIDCCVVGADRIAANGDTANKIGTYSVAVLAKENKIPFYVAAPISTLDLTLPTGDSIPIEERTSSEVTQIQGVGIAPEGVKVRNPAFDVTPARYISGIITEKGVVRGDFERELRALVGQ, encoded by the coding sequence ATGTCCTTCAGAACGATAGAGTGGCGAGACAACAAGGTCGTTATGATCGACCAGACGAAGCTTCCCGCTGAGGAGCGCTACAACACCTACACCGACTACACCGGTGTGGCCGAAGCGATCCGCGGCATGGTCGTGCGCGGCGCCCCTGCCATCGGGGTGGCAGCGGCCATGGGTGTGGCGCTGGGCGCCCGGGACATCATCGCCGACACCTTCGACTCCTTTTACCGGCAGCTGGAGAACGTCTGCGACGTCATCGGCCGCACCAGGCCGACGGCGGTGAACCTCTTCTGGGCCATCGAGCGGATGAAGCGCGTGGCGCAACAGCACAAGGCGCTCGATCTCAACTCCATCCGCGAGATGCTGAAGGCGGAAGCGATCAGCATCGAGACGGAAGACCTCGCCATCTGCAAGGAGATCGGCCGCCACGGCGGTCCCCTCATCAAGGAGGGGGGCCGCGTCCTCACTCACTGCAACGCAGGGGGGCTCGCCACCGCGGGGTACGGCACCGCGCTCGGCGTGATCCGCGCGGCGCATGAGTCCGGCAAAAAGATCCAGGTCTTTGCCGACGAGACGCGCCCCTGGCTGCAGGGGGCACGCCTTACCGCCTGGGAGCTCATGAAGGATTCGATCCCGGTGACGCTGATCTCCGACAACATGGCCGGGTGGCTCATGCGCCGCGGCGAGATCGACTGCTGCGTTGTCGGCGCCGACCGGATCGCCGCCAACGGCGACACCGCCAACAAGATCGGCACCTACTCCGTTGCGGTGCTGGCGAAGGAGAACAAGATCCCCTTCTACGTCGCCGCACCGATCTCCACCCTCGACCTCACCCTGCCCACCGGCGACTCCATCCCGATCGAGGAGCGCACCTCCAGCGAGGTGACGCAGATCCAGGGGGTGGGGATCGCCCCGGAAGGGGTAAAGGTCAGAAATCCCGCCTTCGACGTCACCCCCGCCCGCTACATCTCCGGGATCATCACGGAGAAGGGGGTTGTGCGCGGCGACTTTGAGCGGGAACTCAGAGCCCTGGTAGGGCAGTGA
- the glnE gene encoding bifunctional [glutamate--ammonia ligase]-adenylyl-L-tyrosine phosphorylase/[glutamate--ammonia-ligase] adenylyltransferase: protein MGILAALTGDPKEQWLASRLEDAGFSYGTRSAANLRLLAERLPVELVPDIAYSALAAPLPDMALNGLERVSNAVDPAEFLEVCSRRVPLTQLLNICGSSSFLTNIICRDRAYFSALFIRREIMHSRTEAEMLDALRALVPDDLSYSDLLPLLRRFKYSEMLRIAARDLNGLAPLEEVTAELAALASATLQIAYETSRKELVKEHGAPLMVTEEGTSEADLVVIGMGKLGGRELNFSSDIDIIYLYSSDNGETAGVPGAQGTLAGKISLHAFFVKLGEMISRAISQVTGDGFVFRVDLGLRPEGKSGDLASSLRSMEIYYESWGQSWERAAMIKARPVAGSMALGEQFLRMIEPFIYRRFLDYNLIEDMMGMKLRINASLARLQEGELNVKLGRGGIREIEFFVQALQLVYAGRNKSLRVKNSLQALQKLKESGVVREADCTTLTDAYRFLRMVEHRIQVVQERQTHLLPKKMDELLALSRRCGFLRGDGLQRFSITLEEHRSAVSAIYGDLFHSRDEKIKEEVLPEVFFFFDRNADPELIKAMLAQRRFEHPEPAYQNLLVLRDGPPHQNLTAQGHRTREKIAPLFLQEIFASPDPDLALSNLERFLVAVRSRSSIYALLAENRDILKLLVQLFGMSEFLTKIFISHPELLDSMITRSYAYCTKERDAMAEELIAVIRRAEDFETKLDALRRYRHEEFLRIGMNDINGKMGEGEAGHQLTHLAEVCLSCAVDMARVELSAYGRPTFSDESGITREASFAILAMGKLGGRELNYHSDLDIIYIYDHQGFTDGTRRITNHEYFAKLGQRIILILTTQTREGYVYKIDTRLRPSGNAGPLVTSLESFRDYHRTESQIWERQALTKARVVLGGGVLKEEIEQVISQTVYGSGADDFVRSEIHRLRMRMEVELAKEKAGSYNIKTGRGGMVDVEFLVQYLQLKHGVDEPTLRSCHTLTALSHLNQAGLLSSADYQALSEGYQFLRRLENRIRIIHDYSMNDLGGPPRYLNKLALRLGYSATLQNPGEALISDYTRTTAGIRDVYERILGGAATEAPLS from the coding sequence ATGGGGATCCTCGCGGCCCTGACCGGGGACCCCAAAGAACAATGGCTGGCCAGCCGGCTGGAAGACGCCGGCTTCAGCTACGGCACCCGCTCCGCGGCAAACCTGCGCCTCCTGGCGGAGCGCCTTCCCGTGGAGCTCGTCCCGGATATCGCCTACTCCGCCCTGGCGGCGCCCCTTCCGGACATGGCGCTGAACGGACTGGAGCGGGTCTCCAATGCGGTCGACCCCGCGGAATTCCTCGAAGTCTGCTCGCGCCGCGTCCCCCTCACCCAGCTCCTCAACATCTGCGGTTCCTCTTCATTCCTCACCAACATCATCTGCCGCGACCGCGCCTACTTCAGCGCGCTCTTCATCAGGCGCGAGATCATGCACAGCCGCACCGAAGCCGAGATGCTCGATGCGCTCCGGGCGCTCGTCCCGGACGATCTTTCGTACAGCGACCTCCTCCCCCTCCTGCGCCGGTTCAAGTATTCCGAGATGCTGCGCATCGCGGCACGCGACCTGAACGGCCTCGCTCCCCTGGAAGAGGTTACCGCCGAGCTCGCGGCGCTCGCCTCCGCGACGCTGCAGATTGCGTACGAAACGTCGCGCAAGGAACTCGTGAAGGAGCACGGCGCTCCGCTCATGGTGACCGAAGAGGGGACCTCGGAGGCGGACCTTGTCGTCATCGGCATGGGAAAGCTCGGGGGGCGCGAGCTCAATTTCTCCTCCGACATCGACATCATCTACCTCTACTCTTCCGACAACGGAGAGACGGCAGGGGTGCCTGGAGCCCAGGGGACCCTCGCCGGGAAGATCTCGTTGCACGCCTTCTTCGTGAAGCTCGGCGAGATGATCAGCCGGGCCATCTCCCAGGTCACCGGCGACGGCTTTGTCTTCAGGGTCGACCTCGGCCTGCGCCCGGAGGGGAAGAGCGGCGACCTCGCTTCGTCTCTGCGCTCCATGGAGATCTACTACGAGTCGTGGGGGCAGTCGTGGGAGCGCGCCGCCATGATAAAGGCGCGGCCGGTGGCGGGGTCCATGGCGCTTGGCGAGCAGTTCCTGCGCATGATCGAGCCGTTCATCTACCGGCGCTTCCTCGACTACAACCTCATCGAGGACATGATGGGGATGAAGCTGCGCATAAATGCCTCCCTCGCGCGACTGCAGGAAGGGGAGCTGAACGTAAAGCTCGGCCGCGGCGGGATCAGGGAGATCGAATTTTTCGTACAGGCGCTGCAGCTCGTCTATGCGGGGCGCAACAAGAGCCTGAGGGTGAAGAACTCGCTGCAGGCGCTCCAGAAGCTCAAGGAGAGCGGCGTGGTGCGCGAGGCGGACTGCACCACCCTCACCGACGCCTACCGCTTCCTGCGCATGGTGGAGCATCGCATCCAGGTGGTCCAGGAGCGTCAGACGCACCTCCTCCCGAAGAAGATGGACGAGCTACTCGCCCTCTCCCGGCGCTGCGGCTTTCTGCGGGGTGACGGCCTGCAGCGCTTCTCCATAACACTGGAGGAGCACAGGAGCGCCGTCTCAGCCATCTACGGCGACCTCTTCCACTCCCGGGACGAGAAGATCAAGGAAGAGGTGCTCCCGGAGGTCTTCTTCTTTTTCGACCGGAACGCGGACCCCGAGCTCATCAAGGCGATGCTCGCGCAGCGCCGGTTCGAGCACCCGGAACCGGCATACCAGAACCTGCTTGTCCTGCGGGACGGTCCGCCCCACCAGAACCTCACCGCACAGGGGCATCGGACACGGGAGAAGATCGCTCCCCTCTTCCTGCAGGAGATCTTCGCATCCCCCGACCCGGACCTCGCCCTCTCCAACCTGGAACGCTTCCTTGTCGCCGTGCGCAGCCGGTCCTCGATCTACGCGCTCCTGGCCGAGAACCGGGACATCCTGAAGCTCCTCGTCCAGCTCTTCGGGATGTCGGAATTCCTTACCAAGATCTTCATCAGCCACCCCGAGCTCCTGGACAGCATGATCACCCGCAGCTACGCCTACTGCACGAAGGAGCGGGATGCGATGGCGGAGGAGCTTATCGCGGTGATTCGCCGTGCCGAGGATTTCGAGACGAAGCTCGACGCGCTGCGCCGCTACCGGCACGAGGAGTTTCTGCGCATCGGGATGAATGACATCAACGGGAAGATGGGGGAGGGAGAGGCCGGACATCAGCTGACCCATCTTGCGGAAGTATGCCTGTCGTGCGCGGTGGACATGGCACGGGTGGAGCTCTCCGCCTATGGGCGCCCCACCTTCTCTGACGAAAGCGGCATCACGCGGGAGGCGTCATTCGCGATCCTCGCCATGGGGAAGCTCGGGGGGCGCGAGCTCAACTACCACTCCGACCTCGACATCATCTACATCTACGACCACCAGGGGTTCACCGACGGGACGAGGCGGATAACGAACCACGAGTACTTCGCAAAGCTCGGCCAGAGGATCATCCTGATCCTCACCACCCAGACGCGCGAGGGGTATGTCTACAAGATCGACACCCGGCTGCGTCCCTCCGGAAATGCCGGCCCGCTCGTCACATCGCTGGAGTCGTTTCGCGACTACCACCGCACCGAGAGCCAGATATGGGAGCGCCAGGCGCTGACAAAGGCGCGGGTGGTGCTCGGCGGGGGCGTGCTGAAGGAGGAGATCGAGCAGGTCATCAGCCAGACCGTGTATGGCAGCGGCGCCGACGACTTCGTGCGCAGCGAGATTCACCGGCTGCGCATGCGGATGGAGGTGGAGCTCGCGAAGGAAAAGGCGGGGAGCTACAACATAAAGACCGGCCGCGGCGGCATGGTCGATGTGGAGTTCCTGGTGCAGTACCTGCAGCTGAAGCACGGCGTGGATGAGCCGACACTCAGAAGCTGCCACACCCTCACCGCCCTCTCCCACCTGAACCAGGCCGGCCTTCTTTCCTCTGCAGACTACCAGGCGCTCTCGGAGGGTTACCAGTTCCTGCGCCGGCTCGAGAACCGGATCCGGATCATCCACGACTACTCCATGAACGATCTGGGCGGCCCTCCCCGCTACCTGAACAAGCTCGCACTGCGCCTCGGCTACAGCGCGACGCTGCAGAACCCGGGTGAGGCTCTGATCTCGGATTACACCCGCACGACTGCGGGGATACGGGACGTGTACGAGAGGATCCTCGGTGGCGCCGCGACGGAAGCGCCCCTCTCCTGA